In Fragaria vesca subsp. vesca linkage group LG1, FraVesHawaii_1.0, whole genome shotgun sequence, the sequence ACCCCTAATATCTTAATACACACCCTTTACTTAATACACCACCTATTAAGTTTTTCATTTCAGTATTATACTTAATACACATCCCAAACTGCCTAAAATGCTCTGAATTTATGAAATATTCCGTTATTTAATATAATTAATATATATTTACTATTTGGTACCTCTTTTTACATATTATTTTGTCTAATTTTTGCTAGAAATTTGTGGTTATCATCGTTCAATTTATAATNNNNNNNNNNNNNNNNNNNNNNNNNNNNNNNNNNNNNNNNNNNNNNNNNNNNNNNNNNNNNNNNNNNNNNNNNNNNNNNNNNNNNNNNNNNNNNNNNNNNNNNNNNNNNNNNNNNNNNNNNNNNNNNNNNNNNNNNNNNNNNNNNNNNNNNNNNNNNNNNNNNNNNNNNNNNNNNNNNNNNNNNNNNNNNNNNNNNNNNNNNNNNNNNNNNNNNNNNNNNNNNNNNNNNNNNNNNNNNNNNNNNNNNGGTCATTTAGCTTACCTATAAAATCTCAATAGAAATATAAAACAATAGGGTGTGTATTAAGAGATTAGGGGTGTGTATTTAAAATTTCTCAATTTGATATGGCTAAATAATTTTATGTTTGGTTAAAAAAAACAAAAACATTTGAAGAATTGAAGGGGCTTAGAGTTTTCCAAAAATGATGTTATATACATACGTGATACATATAATTTTATATATATTTATTTATTTTATTGAGTAAAAATAATGAAATATATAAGGTAATTTATGATACAAAGAAACTATCTACTTATCTCCAAACCAAATTGTATTTATACGGATTTAGGTACAAATCCATATGTGTATCAAAGATGTAAGATTAATCAAACTAACCATCAAGATTTGGGTCATTCCAAGCCATTTAGGCCCCTTATACATGCATATATTTCCTAAGCACAAATGGATGGCACTGCCCCCAAATCCCACTCCAAATCCTCAAATATCTCTCACCCTTCCTTTAATCCTAAACCCCAAACTTGAATAGCAAATTAGAACCAGTGACCCTAGATCATGAATTGCTTCCTTTTGTTTCCTCATCCATCTTAACCAAAAGTTTCCTCTTTGGGAGTGACCAGGCTAGGCTCAGAGCCTTGGTGGCTTTTGTGCCGCAGGGGTGCTCATTTCTGAGGAGTCCGTACTGTTACCGAACTCACTGCTGTCCTGGCTCGCAAGGGCTAACTTTCTAAACTTATTCATGTCGGCATTGTATGCCTGTGTGTCATAGTCAGACCCTCCACCAATTGCTGCCGGATTGATCATAATGGTCTGGCCTGGTTTTACCCCCTCGTTTAAGTCCTCCAACGACACATCTCCTTCCAACGCGCGTACGATCTGTTACACACAAAACACATTTTTGCATTAGCAATCTCGCTTCGTGTAGCTTGAATACATGTTACGTTATTAGATTGTTCATGAACCGAGATAACATGCATATTTTGGTTGAGGTACGCACCTGGCTCATCTTTGGGCGTCGTTTGGCAGAGTGACGGATACTAGCAGCAGCACAGGCGACCATGCGTGCCATTTCTTCTTTGTTGAAGGTGTTGTCCAAGCGGATATCCACCAACTCTGTATAGTTGCCATCCTCTAGTGCACGAGTGAGAAGTGGTCGAGCCTGTGTGATCACATAGAAGAAATTTTAAAGGATTCAGCTAGCTGGAGTAGTCAGATCTAACTACGATGAGTCGAATTCTTGGTTCCTTCGAATGTAACAAAAGAAATTTGACAAAGAGAAATAATGTACATACCCAGTCCACTAAGCTGTCTTCCATGGCGTTCGAAGGATCAACCGGTCGCTTTCCGGTTATAAGTTCCAAGAGCATGACTCCAAATGAGAAGACATCGGACTTCTCTGTCAACTTTCCACTTGATGCATATTCTGGAGCCAAATACCTGCATTCATTTACATACAGAACCAGAATTAGTTATACTATAAGATTGAGTACAATGTTACAACAAATTAAGCACAATTTCGTAATCGCTTACCCGAAAGTACCCATAACTCGTGTAGAAACATGGGTGTAGTTGTCAGAAGACAGCTTAGCCAACCCAAAATCAGCAACCTGGGAATTGATGAAGAACAAGTTATAAGGATGATCATAAGCGATTAATCGAATATCGAATATATATTTATCAATCATCAGCTACGTTAATTGGGAAATGATTTACTCAATCTTAATTACCATGGCTTCATAGTTGTTATCCAGGAGAATATTAGCAGATTTGATATCACGATGAATGATCTTGGGATGGCCTGCAATGCATTTTAAATAAATGGGACATATTAAGAGTTCAAACACTAGGTTTTTTTTTTTTTTGTAGAAGAGTTCAAACACTAAGCTAGTGAGAGGGTAGCTCAGAAATTGCTTACAGTCCTCGTGAAGGTAGGCAAGCCCTTTAGCAGACCCAGTTGCGATCCGAAGCCTAGTTGCCCAATCCATTGGTGCTGGAAGTCCTTTGCCTGCAACACAATTTTGTATCTATTAGTTGATGACATTATAATTTTTTTTTAACCCTAAAGTGAATGTAGCAAGGCCTAGTATGCATGTTTGGTTTAGCAACGTAGGTAATGATCTCACCATGCAAATGGTGTTCCATGGTTGAATTGGGAACGAACTCATAGACCAACAATCTATGTTCACCGGAAATGCAATAGCCGACCAATGACACAAGATGGCGGTGATGAACTCGGCTAATGATCTCGACCTCTGCTGCGAATTCCCGTTCTCCTTGGCCGCTACCAATCTTGAGACTCTTCACCGCAACCTCTTTTCCGCTAGGGAGGACACCCTTGTGCACATACCCGAAACCGCCTTGGCCCAACAAATTGGCTTGTGAGAACCCGTTGGTAGCGTTTGCTAGCTCCTCATAAGTGAAGGTGTTCTTGTTGAACCCACCGAGTGACATGTTTGGTGAGGGCGGTGGCAAGGGCGGTCCATGGAGTCCCGAGAAATTCGTGCTCATTTCACCACTCATCATCGGAGGAGGCGGTGAAGGCCAGGCACCACCACTACCACCATTACCAGCTGCTTGGTTTAGCCTGACCACATGGTCTCCTTGTGCCGCACTCATGTTCCAAGTGTGTTGCTGTGAGTTGTAGTATGCACCACCACCTACATAATTGGAAGCAACAAAGCAATCGGTCTTACTTTCAATAGTGACACAAATGGATTTTGATTTTTGTTGTACTTGTTTTTGATTGCTACATTAATAGTTACGAGTAACAAATTTTAGGGCATCAATTCATTAATATTGTAACCCCACAAACATTGGTTTGCCATACGTACCTTTGGTAGGATCTCCATAATACTGCATATGGTCATTCTTTCTCCTCTTCCTTCTGACGCAAAGGACACAAATGACGGCCATTAGAAGAACTATTACTCCGGTGCCGATCCCTACTCCTATTACCACCCCTTTATCGGAATTACTGCCGTCGGAAGGTGGTGTCACTGCAGTGGAGGTAGGGGATTTTGTAGCAGAATGTGGGGGAGGGGGTGGCACATGGACAGCCGGAACACCAGGAGCACTTTGTTTAGGTGGCGAAGGAGAGGCGGTGCTACCATCTGGGGTGGCCGGAGTGGCAGGAGTGGCCGGAGTGCCCTGATTGCTTGGAGGAGAGGGAGTGGCTGGAGTGGCCGGAGGTGACTGCCCGTTCTTCGGTGAAGGAGGAGGAGAGGACTGCTGGGACGACGAGTCATCCTGCTTCGGGGGAGGCGGTGAGGGCGAGTCATTCTTTGGTGAAGGAGGAGGAGACGAAGGTGGTGGTGAGGATGGTGGAGGGGAAGATGGTGGCGGTGACTGGTTTTTCGGAGGAGAGGAAGGCGCCGGTGAATTATTCTTTGGTGGGGATGAGGAGTTGGAGGAGGAGTTATCTGATGGCGGTGAAGGTGAAGAATCCGGTGATGGAGAATCAGAAGACATATTTAGTCAGAACCTCCGGCCGAGGCCTATTCCAGACTATTTATGTGGTGGCCGGAAACCTCACCTCTCCCGGTAACTACTCGTCTTAATGATTTGATTCAAGACCCCTGAACATGTTAAGGGAATCGATTAAACCTAGCTTCATATCATATGTATATAAATCAACTAAACTAATTGCATCAAGAAGTGAGATAACCTAGCTAGCTAACCCCATGCATGCATGCATGGTGTTCTTGATTTGCTTAATTGTGTAACTAGTTTATGAAATAAAAGCAAACTAAAATGATAGTTGAGATTCGAAAATAGGATATTGAAGGAAGAAAATATTAGGGTGGTGTTCAAGTACCTGGAGATCAATGAAAGGAGGTAGGAGGAGGCTAGGGTTGTTTTTTTTTTTCTCTCAATGGAAAGAGAAAGAAGAGAGCTGTGTCCTTGCCATTGCCTCCTACAAAGCAGGAACTTTCTTTCACCTCTCTTCTCTCTCTCCCTCTTTCTCTTTCTCGTTTCTCTTTTTTTCTCTCTCTAAGGCTGCTATCTTTTGTGCGTGCCTCCCCTTACTTAGATTAAGTTGGTTAGTTGCTTTTACCATTTCCTGTCCCATAAC encodes:
- the LOC101291574 gene encoding proline-rich receptor-like protein kinase PERK4-like, whose product is MSSDSPSPDSSPSPPSDNSSSNSSSPPKNNSPAPSSPPKNQSPPPSSPPPSSPPPSSPPPSPKNDSPSPPPPKQDDSSSQQSSPPPSPKNGQSPPATPATPSPPSNQGTPATPATPATPDGSTASPSPPKQSAPGVPAVHVPPPPPHSATKSPTSTAVTPPSDGSNSDKGVVIGVGIGTGVIVLLMAVICVLCVRRKRRKNDHMQYYGDPTKGGGAYYNSQQHTWNMSAAQGDHVVRLNQAAGNGGSGGAWPSPPPPMMSGEMSTNFSGLHGPPLPPPSPNMSLGGFNKNTFTYEELANATNGFSQANLLGQGGFGYVHKGVLPSGKEVAVKSLKIGSGQGEREFAAEVEIISRVHHRHLVSLVGYCISGEHRLLVYEFVPNSTMEHHLHGKGLPAPMDWATRLRIATGSAKGLAYLHEDCHPKIIHRDIKSANILLDNNYEAMVADFGLAKLSSDNYTHVSTRVMGTFGYLAPEYASSGKLTEKSDVFSFGVMLLELITGKRPVDPSNAMEDSLVDWARPLLTRALEDGNYTELVDIRLDNTFNKEEMARMVACAAASIRHSAKRRPKMSQIVRALEGDVSLEDLNEGVKPGQTIMINPAAIGGGSDYDTQAYNADMNKFRKLALASQDSSEFGNSTDSSEMSTPAAQKPPRL